Proteins encoded together in one Prunus dulcis chromosome 3, ALMONDv2, whole genome shotgun sequence window:
- the LOC117620693 gene encoding probable serine/threonine-protein kinase PBL7 — MGYSQGTSTDSIEPPNASPLYASSSVVGTDHYCDYNELRIKTIVKKMLRELGLACFLPPRQRRSNQSPIDDDDDDDNNGNNKKNINLEHNKAWLLAESGGCGAELTNADPHSVHSSFRFSFCSQVELESLNMSSSAAATVLMVNLDNGLCESKAKELKWRRFESLERSISPMAHTLVRFSYGEVLAATRNFSKGRVLGRGALSCVFRGRVGILRTAVAIKRLDKEDKESSKAFCRELMISSSLQNPNVTPLVGFCIDPEEGLFLVYKYVSGGSLERHLHEKKKGVKGSATLPWSVRHKVAIGIAEAIAYLHNGTERCIVHRDIKPSNILLSSNKTAKLCDFGLATWTSAPSIPFLCKTVKGTFGYLAPEYFQHGKISDKTDVYAFGVVLLELITGRKPIEARRSQGDENLVLWAKPLLHKGKGSIEELLDPRLKCTLRNSNQITRMIEAAAACITSEESRRPSICEIMAILKGEQEPFFSKRKKSGFLGNGLVIDCYSQLQQTNSEMKSHLALAMLGVSEFEEDDHLYCR; from the exons ATGGGTTACTCCCAAGGCACTTCCACTGACTCTATAGAGCCCCCCAATGCTTCTCCTCTATACGCTTCCTCCTCTGTAGTAGGTACAGATCACTACTGTGACTATAATGAGCTTAGAATCAAAACCATTGTGAAGAAGATGCTTCGGGAGCTTGGTCTGGCCTGTTTTCTTCCACCTCGCCAGAGGAGGAGCAACCAGAGCCCAATtgatgacgacgacgacgacgacaacaatggaaacaacaaaaagaacataaaTTTAGAGCACAACAAGGCATGGTTGCTAGCAGAGTCAGGTGGGTGTGGAGCAGAGTTGACAAATGCTGACCCACACTCAGTTCATTCCTCTTTCAGGTTCAGCTTCTGCTCTCAAGTTGAGCTTGAGTCCTTGAACATGAGCTCTTCGGCCGCTGCAACTGTTTTGATGGTGAATTTGGACAATGGGTTGTGTGAGTCTAAAGCtaaagaattgaaatggaggaGATTTGAATCATTAGAGAGGAGCATATCCCCAATGGCTCACACTTTGGTCAGATTCAGCTATGGTGAAGTTCTTGCTGCTACTCGTAATTTCTCAAAAG GCAGAGTTTTAGGGAGAGGAGCTCTGAGCTGTGTCTTTAGGGGTAGAGTTGGGATTTTGAGGACTGCTGTGGCAATTAAGCGATTGGACAAGGAAGATAAGGAGTCTTCCAAGGCATTTTGTAGAGAGTTGATGATTTCTAGCTCTCTTCAAAACCCAAATGTAACACCTCTTGTGGGGTTTTGCATAGATCCAGAGGAGGGCTTGTTCTTGGTTTATAAGTATGTCTCTGGGGGAAGTTTAGAGCGGCATTTACATG agaaaaagaagggagtGAAGGGCTCTGCAACACTTCCTTGGTCTGTAAGGCATAAGGTTGCAATTGGAATTGCTGAGGCAATTGCATATTTACATAATGGAACCGAAAGATGTATTGTTCACCGTGATATCAAACCCTCAAACATTCTCCTGTCTTCCAATAAAACAGCCAAG TTATGTGATTTCGGATTAGCCACATGGACTTCTGCACCTTCCATCCCTTTCCTTTGCAAAACTGTCAAAGGAACATTTGG TTACTTGGCTCCTGAGTATTTCCAGCATGGGAAAATATCCGATAAAACCGATGTTTATGCATTTGGGGTGGTCTTGCTGGAATTGATCACTGGAAGGAAGCCAATTGAAGCAAGAAGGTCACAAGGAGATGAAAACTTGGTTCTATGG GCAAAACCACTCTTGCATAAGGGGAAGGGCTCTATTGAGGAGTTGCTTGATCCACGGCTAAAATGCACTTTgagaaattcaaatcaaataacACGGATGATTGAAGCTGCAGCTGCCTGCATAACTAGTGAAGAATCTCGTAGGCCAAGCATTTGCGAGATAATGGCAATACTTAAAGGTGAACAAGAACCTTTCTTCTCCAAGAGGAAGAAGTCCGGTTTTCTGGGAAATGGATTGGTTATTGATTGTTATTCTCAATTACAGCAAACAAATAGTGAGATGAAAAGTCACCTAGCTCTGGCTATGCTAGGGGTTTCTgaatttgaagaagatgatcaCCTGTACTGTCGTTGA
- the LOC117620695 gene encoding polcalcin Bet v 4, with amino-acid sequence MAEEDPQEKVDRERIFKRFDTNGDGKISASELGDALKTLGCVQSDEVKFMMAEIDTDGDGYISYQEYIAFAIANRGLMKDIAKIF; translated from the coding sequence ATGGCTGAAGAAGATCCACAAGAAAAGGTCGACCGTGAGCGCATTTTCAAGCGCTTCGACACCAACGGTGACGGGAAAATCTCTGCATCGGAACTAGGGGATGCATTGAAAACCCTCGGCTGCGTTCAATCGGACGAAGTGAAATTTATGATGGCAGAGATTGATACCGACGGTGACGGCTACATTTCGTACCAGGAATACATAGCTTTTGCTATAGCTAACCGTGGTTTAATGAAGGATATTGCTAAGATATTTTAG